One Cellulomonas soli DNA window includes the following coding sequences:
- a CDS encoding acetylxylan esterase yields the protein MALTDMPLPELREYRPALEAPDGLVDFWTDTVAQSRAAQADGPTLVPARTPVTELVVEDLTFPGFAGDPIRAWVTRPRREGRLPVVVEYVGYGGGRGLPGERLQWALAGYVHVVMDTRGQGSGWGNGGDTPDPHGSGPSSSGFMTRGIEDPSTYYYRRLYTDAVRLLDAVRTLPFVDVDRIAVTGGSQGGGITLAAASISGMLDEPLAAAMPDVPYLCHFRRSAQATPLPPFTELRTYLSVHRDRIEDVFRTLALFDGAVLAPHAQAPAIFSVALMDDVVLPSTVFAAFNAYGSADRSIEVYEFNGHEGGQLHQWVRQADWLAERV from the coding sequence GTGGCCCTGACCGACATGCCCCTGCCCGAGCTGCGCGAGTACCGACCGGCCCTCGAGGCACCGGACGGACTCGTCGACTTCTGGACCGACACCGTCGCGCAGTCGCGCGCCGCGCAGGCGGACGGCCCCACCCTGGTCCCGGCGCGGACGCCGGTCACCGAGCTCGTCGTCGAGGACCTCACGTTCCCCGGCTTCGCGGGCGACCCCATCCGCGCCTGGGTGACACGTCCCCGGCGCGAGGGACGCCTGCCCGTCGTCGTCGAGTACGTCGGCTACGGCGGCGGACGCGGCCTGCCCGGCGAGCGGCTCCAGTGGGCGCTCGCCGGCTACGTGCACGTCGTCATGGACACCCGCGGGCAGGGGTCCGGCTGGGGCAACGGCGGCGACACCCCGGACCCGCACGGCTCCGGGCCCTCGTCGTCCGGGTTCATGACGCGCGGCATCGAGGACCCGTCGACCTACTACTACCGACGCCTCTACACCGACGCCGTGCGGCTCCTCGACGCCGTGCGCACGTTGCCCTTCGTCGACGTCGATCGCATCGCCGTCACCGGCGGCAGCCAGGGCGGCGGGATCACGCTGGCCGCCGCGAGCATCTCCGGCATGCTCGACGAGCCGCTCGCAGCCGCCATGCCCGACGTCCCCTACCTGTGCCACTTCCGGCGCTCCGCGCAGGCCACCCCGCTGCCCCCGTTCACCGAGCTGCGCACCTACCTGTCCGTGCACCGCGACCGCATCGAGGACGTGTTCCGCACCCTCGCGCTGTTCGACGGCGCCGTGCTCGCACCGCACGCGCAGGCGCCCGCGATCTTCTCGGTCGCGCTCATGGACGACGTCGTGCTGCCCTCGACCGTCTTCGCCGCCTTCAACGCCTACGGCTCCGCGGACCGTTCGATCGAGGTCTACGAGTTCAACGGGCACGAGGGCGGGCAGCTGCACCAGTGGGTGCGGCAGGCGGACTGGCTCGCCGAGCGCGTGTAG
- a CDS encoding AAA family ATPase, whose protein sequence is MHDAETVRLAVASARENLVDRDVLAEVVALCAVAGEHLLVIGPPGTAKSQVVRLVAERMGGRYFEYLLGRFTEPNEIFGPVDLRRLREGVVEIETAGMLPEAEVAFLDEVFLGSTAILNTLLSILNERTFRRGRTAMRVPLRVCVGASNSLPEDPALAAFADRFLARVFVEPVPDARLEELLESGWAASRSHAVPEPGPSAAGAAPDGPVVLAALDRLGHSALRCDLSGVQGDLASAVRQMRSAGVALSDRRAVRTQRLVAAAAVLDDRDHATVADLWVLPLVAPTADAQATIREVLADVLAQGRSSSLLGAAEDFARGPAARADRLARTGSDLLAREGELPAGSEQRLRFEATLREIDSAFDPAHLPDHLAEIRTRLVDAVQG, encoded by the coding sequence ATGCACGACGCGGAGACGGTGCGACTGGCCGTGGCGAGCGCCCGGGAGAACCTGGTCGATCGCGACGTCCTCGCGGAGGTCGTCGCGCTGTGCGCGGTCGCCGGCGAGCACCTGCTGGTGATCGGCCCGCCCGGGACGGCCAAGTCGCAGGTCGTCCGCCTCGTGGCCGAGCGGATGGGCGGTCGCTACTTCGAGTACCTGCTGGGGCGGTTCACCGAGCCGAACGAGATCTTCGGGCCGGTGGACCTGCGTCGGCTGCGCGAGGGCGTCGTCGAGATCGAGACGGCGGGGATGCTCCCCGAGGCCGAGGTGGCGTTCCTCGACGAGGTCTTCCTCGGTTCGACCGCGATCCTCAACACCCTGCTGAGCATCCTCAACGAGCGCACGTTCCGGCGGGGGCGCACGGCCATGCGCGTGCCGCTCCGAGTGTGCGTGGGCGCCTCGAACAGCCTCCCGGAGGACCCCGCACTCGCTGCGTTCGCCGACCGGTTCCTCGCGCGGGTCTTCGTCGAACCGGTACCCGATGCCCGGCTGGAGGAGCTGCTCGAGTCGGGCTGGGCGGCGTCCCGCTCGCATGCCGTCCCAGAGCCGGGACCATCAGCGGCCGGGGCTGCCCCCGACGGCCCGGTCGTCCTGGCTGCCCTGGACCGCCTCGGACACTCCGCGCTGCGCTGCGATCTCAGCGGCGTGCAGGGCGATCTCGCCTCGGCGGTGCGGCAGATGCGCTCCGCCGGAGTGGCCCTCAGTGATCGACGGGCGGTGCGCACCCAACGGCTCGTGGCGGCTGCGGCCGTTCTCGACGATCGCGACCACGCGACAGTCGCCGACCTGTGGGTGCTTCCTCTCGTGGCCCCCACCGCCGATGCGCAGGCCACGATCAGGGAGGTCCTCGCCGACGTGCTCGCCCAGGGGCGCAGCTCGAGCCTGCTGGGCGCCGCGGAGGACTTCGCCCGCGGACCGGCAGCCCGTGCCGACCGGCTGGCGCGGACCGGGAGCGACCTGCTCGCCCGCGAAGGGGAGCTGCCGGCCGGATCCGAGCAACGCCTGCGGTTCGAGGCGACCCTGCGCGAGATCGACAGCGCCTTCGACCCCGCTCACCTTCCCGACCACCTCGCCGAGATCCGCACCCGGCTGGTGGACGCGGTCCAGGGTTGA
- a CDS encoding bpX5 domain-containing protein has protein sequence MSASQRPSTVPSAVPAAVPIAWVRREPPLTPAAVTATGRASHALARATSARVDAGSAGLRAAGRRADGDLDRLVVLGDTEDLPWCAGARYLGWEAGVLVPTERRPTVPTDILAAQARALLLGAALVIVLPDALVGMPMPGRTVDGPTLRAWIGE, from the coding sequence TTGAGCGCCTCTCAGCGTCCGAGCACCGTCCCGAGCGCCGTGCCGGCAGCGGTGCCGATCGCGTGGGTGCGCCGAGAGCCGCCGCTGACCCCGGCCGCTGTGACCGCCACCGGCAGGGCGTCCCACGCGCTCGCGCGAGCGACCTCGGCCCGGGTCGACGCGGGCTCGGCCGGCCTGCGTGCGGCCGGCCGCCGTGCCGACGGTGATCTCGACCGTCTTGTCGTGCTCGGCGACACCGAGGACCTGCCGTGGTGCGCGGGCGCGCGGTATCTCGGCTGGGAGGCAGGTGTCCTCGTTCCCACCGAGCGGCGTCCGACCGTTCCGACTGACATCCTCGCGGCCCAGGCACGGGCCCTCCTGCTGGGGGCTGCGCTCGTCATCGTGCTGCCTGATGCACTGGTCGGGATGCCGATGCCCGGCCGTACGGTCGACGGGCCGACCCTGCGCGCGTGGATCGGGGAGTGA
- a CDS encoding bpX6 domain-containing protein, giving the protein MSPRPPWWGSTPADVLVIDAPTIGPGAARARVLRAWEPGSTLHLLPDGRWALRLAVGRLWRAESAPGLPLGRDADGRLRWTWHGVAHQAALDELPRVPLVGWVDLAALPVERLVPLERAVAPEAKIVATPSPPAVDLSRLARVGRDSRATAVAAELARRSAEAQGRGRGGRGRQESGGAVPRRNRLAELVLRSPTGGLVTRRHARYLRELTEDFERRNFDAALRRAIALTGDGGRLSLRMPAPRAGRLSPRTGPQGPGRALGVGGATVDGHLRALYQQAAERLEADARVEEAAFVHADLLGSVADAVRLLERHEQPALAATLAQERGLPVETAVRLWWRAGERERAIDLARSRGAFAAAVGRLPAEDRAAWRREWVAFCRATSDPAGAVRAAWPEPGLRDEVRSDLASACALGGADAAEMFALAVTHMPGDGAVEAADGLLRRPVTDDAPSRLRFVETLGAWVVTDPAADRRLTAQALRLLVREPRLLSDLTGPDRKRLVNALAGRADPLAAADLPRPVVPPNRPGVAPSVTVAGAGQIPVLDAAITSAGVLLALGDHGVRLAGPAGQTLARWDVPAHQVVLADHGAAALLAVRGDALTEFYRLDLVTRRVGRWLTLRLQRTASSFGGAGLLACDSRGIVLLDTTSSGAARELWRQRLGPWEVVVDLARSPSQFAAVIRADGSGELPPGLHLWRWTSTDMLLRGRDIVELPLAPVTSTALSAAGQLVTVHASTDGAGSVVRRQYPYGGAAMSQPVAEPIQAVAGGAEWGFASQTPRGLLVQGDRAGVIGLAGNPWEVLLPGAGSAGLRVGPQRVTVWAPDGRVVALDTATGRVLARFVTSA; this is encoded by the coding sequence ATGAGCCCCCGGCCGCCCTGGTGGGGATCGACACCGGCCGACGTGCTCGTGATCGACGCGCCGACGATCGGACCGGGCGCCGCGCGAGCACGGGTGCTGCGCGCCTGGGAACCCGGCTCCACGCTGCATCTCCTGCCCGACGGCAGATGGGCGCTCCGACTGGCCGTGGGCCGCCTGTGGCGCGCCGAGTCCGCGCCCGGCCTGCCGCTCGGCCGGGACGCCGACGGCCGCCTGCGGTGGACCTGGCACGGGGTGGCGCACCAGGCGGCGCTCGACGAGCTGCCTCGCGTCCCCTTGGTGGGATGGGTGGACCTGGCTGCGCTGCCGGTCGAGCGCCTGGTCCCGCTGGAGCGCGCGGTGGCGCCCGAGGCCAAGATCGTGGCCACACCGTCCCCGCCCGCGGTGGACCTGTCCCGTCTGGCGCGGGTCGGGCGTGACTCACGTGCCACCGCCGTGGCCGCCGAGCTCGCGCGACGCTCGGCCGAGGCGCAGGGGCGGGGACGAGGGGGGCGAGGGCGACAGGAGTCCGGTGGTGCGGTGCCGCGCCGCAACCGCCTCGCCGAGCTCGTGCTGCGATCGCCGACCGGTGGCCTGGTGACCCGGCGGCACGCCCGCTACCTGCGCGAGCTCACCGAGGACTTCGAACGCCGCAACTTCGACGCCGCACTGCGTCGGGCCATCGCGCTCACCGGTGACGGCGGCAGGCTGAGCCTGCGGATGCCGGCCCCGCGAGCCGGCAGGTTGAGTCCACGCACCGGCCCGCAGGGTCCTGGACGAGCGCTGGGCGTGGGTGGCGCGACGGTCGACGGCCATCTGCGGGCCCTGTACCAGCAGGCTGCCGAGCGGCTCGAGGCCGACGCGCGTGTCGAGGAGGCGGCGTTCGTCCACGCCGACCTGCTGGGTTCCGTGGCGGACGCCGTGCGCCTGCTCGAGCGCCACGAGCAGCCCGCACTGGCGGCGACACTCGCCCAGGAGAGAGGGCTTCCGGTCGAGACCGCCGTCCGCTTGTGGTGGCGGGCAGGGGAGCGGGAGCGTGCCATCGACCTGGCGCGGAGCCGTGGTGCGTTCGCCGCGGCGGTCGGGCGTCTGCCCGCTGAGGACCGAGCGGCGTGGCGCCGGGAGTGGGTGGCGTTCTGCCGTGCGACGAGCGACCCCGCCGGCGCGGTCAGGGCTGCCTGGCCGGAGCCGGGCCTGCGCGACGAGGTGCGGTCGGACCTCGCCAGCGCGTGCGCCCTCGGCGGTGCCGATGCGGCCGAGATGTTCGCCCTGGCCGTGACCCACATGCCGGGTGACGGCGCGGTCGAGGCCGCCGACGGGCTTCTCCGACGTCCGGTGACGGACGACGCGCCGAGCAGGTTGCGGTTCGTGGAGACCCTCGGCGCCTGGGTCGTGACCGATCCTGCTGCCGACCGTCGCCTCACCGCCCAGGCGCTGCGGCTGCTCGTCCGAGAGCCGCGGCTGCTCTCGGATCTCACCGGTCCGGACCGCAAGCGGCTCGTCAACGCGCTGGCGGGCCGCGCCGACCCGCTCGCCGCGGCGGACCTTCCACGCCCCGTCGTGCCCCCGAACCGACCGGGCGTGGCGCCATCGGTCACCGTGGCGGGTGCTGGGCAGATCCCGGTGCTCGACGCCGCGATCACCTCTGCGGGTGTCCTCCTGGCCCTAGGCGACCACGGAGTTCGGCTCGCCGGCCCGGCGGGCCAGACCCTTGCGCGCTGGGACGTCCCGGCCCATCAGGTCGTGCTGGCAGACCACGGCGCGGCGGCCCTGCTCGCCGTCCGCGGGGACGCGCTCACCGAGTTCTACCGTCTCGACCTCGTCACCCGGAGGGTCGGCCGGTGGTTGACGTTGCGCCTGCAGAGGACGGCCTCCTCCTTCGGTGGTGCGGGCCTGCTCGCCTGCGACTCGAGGGGGATCGTCCTGCTCGACACCACGAGCAGCGGGGCGGCCCGAGAGCTCTGGCGGCAGCGTCTCGGACCCTGGGAGGTGGTCGTCGACCTCGCGCGCTCGCCGTCCCAGTTCGCGGCGGTGATCCGTGCGGACGGCAGCGGTGAGCTGCCGCCTGGGCTGCACCTGTGGCGGTGGACCTCGACGGACATGCTGCTTCGAGGTCGAGACATCGTGGAGCTGCCGCTCGCACCGGTGACCTCGACTGCCTTGAGTGCTGCGGGCCAGCTGGTCACGGTCCACGCGAGCACGGACGGGGCCGGCTCCGTCGTGCGGCGCCAGTATCCGTACGGGGGCGCGGCCATGAGCCAGCCGGTGGCCGAGCCGATCCAGGCCGTGGCGGGCGGAGCCGAGTGGGGCTTCGCCTCGCAGACGCCGCGCGGGCTGCTCGTGCAGGGCGACCGTGCGGGAGTGATCGGCCTCGCGGGGAATCCCTGGGAGGTGCTGCTTCCGGGTGCTGGCTCGGCGGGACTTCGGGTCGGCCCGCAGCGAGTCACGGTCTGGGCCCCGGACGGGCGAGTCGTCGCACTCGACACGGCTACCGGTCGCGTCCTGGCACGGTTCGTGACGAGCGCCTGA
- a CDS encoding vWA domain-containing protein — protein sequence MTGLAGAAIVVAVALAGCSASGSEDQDTGYSQPAPEDVEAPYPDPESSGEADQVGMTDPAADALSTFALDIDTGSYTRFRDAVSNGGYVEPSEVRTEEFINYFAQDYPAPERGLGVSIDATALPFRPDHQLVRVGISSAPADRADRADADLALVVDCSGSMGEAGKMETTKAALRTLVTSLERTDRVAMVCYSTEASVALEPTPVSEREAILSAIDELRPQNSTNAAAGLALGYDLAMSMRTEGRMTRVILISDGVANVGETDSEGILDRISTEAKSGINLISVGVGITTYNDQLLEQLADQGDGWHVYVDTDAEAERVFATGLTGSLVVAATDAKAQVEFDPAQVSGYRLLGYENRAVADEDFRNDAIDGGEIFAGHTTTALYEVTLREDRSDESFVTATVRYLDDSGRAVEASGTLAGSDCASTPREASPRLRQDLVIAMLTDRLVGGPWSEQVSTADLRAEAATLPEALDGDADVTQLVDLVTRATT from the coding sequence ATGACCGGTCTCGCGGGCGCGGCGATCGTGGTGGCGGTGGCCCTGGCCGGCTGCTCCGCGAGCGGCAGCGAGGACCAGGACACCGGCTACAGCCAGCCCGCACCGGAGGACGTCGAGGCGCCCTACCCGGACCCTGAGTCCTCAGGGGAGGCGGACCAGGTCGGGATGACCGACCCGGCAGCGGACGCCCTCTCGACGTTCGCGCTCGACATCGACACCGGCTCCTACACGCGCTTCCGCGACGCGGTGTCCAACGGGGGCTACGTCGAGCCGAGCGAGGTCCGCACCGAGGAGTTCATCAACTACTTCGCGCAGGACTACCCCGCGCCCGAGCGTGGGCTCGGGGTCAGCATCGACGCCACCGCGCTGCCCTTCCGGCCCGACCACCAGCTGGTCCGGGTGGGCATCAGCAGCGCGCCGGCCGACCGCGCCGACCGCGCCGACGCCGACCTCGCACTCGTCGTCGACTGCTCGGGGTCGATGGGCGAGGCCGGCAAGATGGAGACGACCAAGGCGGCCCTGCGGACGCTGGTGACCTCGCTGGAGCGCACCGACCGCGTGGCCATGGTGTGCTACTCGACCGAGGCCTCCGTGGCTCTCGAGCCGACGCCGGTGTCCGAGCGAGAGGCCATCCTCTCGGCCATCGACGAGCTCCGGCCCCAGAACTCGACGAACGCCGCCGCCGGGCTCGCGCTCGGCTACGACCTGGCCATGTCGATGCGCACCGAGGGCCGCATGACCCGCGTGATCCTCATCAGCGACGGGGTCGCGAACGTCGGCGAGACCGACTCCGAGGGGATCCTGGATCGGATCAGCACCGAGGCCAAGTCCGGGATCAACCTCATCTCGGTCGGCGTCGGCATCACGACCTACAACGACCAGCTGCTCGAACAGCTCGCCGACCAGGGCGACGGCTGGCACGTCTACGTCGACACCGACGCGGAGGCCGAGCGGGTGTTCGCGACAGGGCTCACCGGCTCGCTCGTCGTGGCCGCCACCGACGCGAAGGCCCAGGTCGAGTTCGACCCCGCCCAGGTCTCCGGCTACCGGCTCCTGGGCTACGAGAACCGCGCCGTCGCCGACGAGGACTTCCGCAACGACGCCATCGACGGCGGCGAGATCTTCGCGGGCCACACCACCACCGCGCTCTACGAGGTCACCCTCCGCGAGGACCGGTCCGACGAGTCGTTCGTGACGGCGACCGTGCGCTACCTCGACGACTCAGGCCGGGCCGTCGAGGCATCCGGCACCTTGGCCGGGTCCGACTGCGCGTCGACGCCCCGCGAGGCGTCGCCCCGCCTGCGCCAGGACCTCGTCATCGCCATGCTGACCGATCGGCTCGTCGGCGGGCCGTGGTCCGAGCAGGTCAGCACCGCCGACCTCCGCGCCGAGGCCGCCACCCTGCCCGAGGCGCTCGACGGGGACGCCGACGTGACGCAGCTCGTCGACCTCGTGACCCGGGCGACCACCTGA